CCCTCTAAGGAAAATTTAATCTTCAAGAGGTACATTGAGATTACAGCCTGAAAAAGCATCAAGAGCGGGACGCCCTACGATGATGTTGTAGCTAGGATTTGGAAAATCTATCACCAAGAAGCGCAAAATTCGGGTTCTGGATGCTCCCGCTTGTCCCCACGTCATTGATAAATTCCTGAGGGCTTCTGGATGCTCCCGCTTTGGAAAATTCAGGTTCTGGATTGTAATACCCgccatttttttattctttatatatatatataaatacatataatattataaagatTATTTGGTAGGAATTTAAACTTGTATCATTTGCTAAAATTAGGAAATTTCTAAAGAGGTATTCCGCGTCTATTAAGGATGTGTGACTCATTAATGttttttagtataataatataaaaaaaaatcatatgtatatgaatatataggtatattaataatttctatatccattaattgaatttcaaaaATGGGATTATTATTaactacacacacacacacacacacacatatatatatatatatagggtcagcaTCCATTGAGATTTCACCTTAGAGTTAGATTTAAGATAAAATCATGTCCTTCCAATTTAATAGATCTAACGGTTCAGATCATTATCGAGTATcgtttttttaatttgtattttataatgTAATTACAATTTTCTGAACAAGAAGGCTACATTAGTCAAATTTTCCTTCTGCCAGAATCCCGAACAAATCAAATCCCGGTAATTTCTCCTTTCCAACTGAAATAGAGTATCGATTTGGCAAATATTTGCTTATTATGAGAACAATAATTTATTGTTAAAAAACTTATCGGCGTCCAAACTAGTTCGAGGAAGAAGCTCTGCGGCGGCGTCTAAATTGGTTCGAGGAAATTGTCGCCGCTGCTGTTGAGGGGCCGGCGAGGCGAATGTCGTTCCACCCTTCTTCTTCTCTCCTTTGTCCCTCAAAACAAAATCACAGCCACTGCGTTCGATTTCAGGCGAGATCGACGCGCTTGGAATTCATCTGCTACCGCTGGCGTTCCCAAAATCAGCGAAGCAACTACGACTTTGGTTCGACGCGCCGTCGTGCCGTTGGAACTTGTAGAAAATCTCCAAAATCATTTGAGTAAAGCCTTTATTCATCACTACATTGCTGTCTACTCTATTGTTGTGCTAATTTGGTATTGGCCAAAGGATGTTAATTCTTCTGTAATTATAATTTTGGTCACTTTGTTTACCTTCCCTTACACCTTGTTATCTCTGTCATTTCTTCAAGTTCAATTTAAATATGCAGATGTTCAACGTATAAACAACAAGGTTCATTACGTATGTTAATAAAATTCAACAAGTTCATCACTTTATGAAAAGTAGTTCTATAAATCCAGTTTTGATGTTCATCACTTTATTTACAGATACAAGTGTAGAAGCATAAGATAAGAACCACGAAAATTTGGAAAACACTGGTGCAGAAGAAGGGGCTCATGAACTGGATAATGATTGTTTGAAAACATATATTTGGTCTATAATGTTCTATAAATTAATCAATATGTTCATCACAAATAGTGATAATTATGTTCATCACAAGTAgacatattattaattaatatgggTAATCCGAAAACATTACCAAGTATATACATATTTACTTTCCGTAATTTGAGGAGTATAACTGTTTGCGAATTTTGTTGAAATACAATAGTACCCTTCGTTAATTAACTAATGCTCAAATGCAGGTTCAGTTGTGTTCGTCGGATCAGGGAGATCAAAGGGATGAGATTTAATctcaaatctcaaaatatatataaatctcaattgaaccaattcctatatatatatatatatatatatatatatatatatatatatatggagaggttcaagaaagaactataaataaaaaaagaacggagaaccattttcagccattcgattatcaagatctacggtggatgtatcatcttgttgaatgaatgcagtgttggatttgtatactataaagcaagaacgttttatgcttgtatacaatgtttcctgttaccactatctaatctcctatctgattgtgttcatgattgcacatgtatgtcctttatctctttataagtagattatatggtgtgttgtagatcacataagattatataattggaataaccttaagagatataaaatgatcacagtcGAGATGACttcaggacgagtcattggtttaggatgcggtatagatggaagtagtttgtcttgactacttgtctataccggtacgtcataacgtattgataggaccacagtgagatgtattcttctgtctgacttaagtgaagaatcaaagatctcggtgacttaatagaatcttaatactaataagatttcaaatatatatgttgattcgtatatcactttgacttactatggatgagagttatatagtaacttgagtactctgtatcttgggtgatagcggtcaatatatgatatttggttatttgtattagtacccgtatccggtataggataatgacatccccttaaggagctcaataaggtttattgcgtcaaaccctgcaggttgattaagttcaggcgcaataataaggtttgagtggtactgcttaaggattacaaagaaattaattaatttaagctgtcagagctgtaattaattaatggatgtcggatattttaaatacggagatttaataagtctaaatacaagccccgactcatcaccggcaataaaggggtaagtcagtattggttctctagtggaatgaactaatatttataaattaattatggtctgggctgaccatggagaattaatttatttgaggcccatctttattccttgtatctggtccctggactggcccaaagtctccttgccctagcaaagagagaacacgcctattACTAAGAAACCGGCGCCTCctcgtatttattttatttaaatacagttgTCTGCTCTAAAAAAaagacacactaattaattagggttttgagagagcagagaggcgccAGAAATGTGTAGGcaaattctctcttgggactttcacagctcgttgtccatccaacggtgaaagctgagcgggatacagttcagaagatctgagctggagtcagattttcgcaggaaatcaagttctggcagtttcgggagaacagccataacttcctccacagaactccgattcaaccAAAACAAGCggccacagaaagctctctcgaagacgaagaagtcgtatttctgggaaaaatacgatttgaggacgtttgaggcttcaaacaaaggcttgaagctgactggtctattcagctgcgattttgacaaattcttctgaattcttcaggtatttctgaactccaacgtgcaacatttaaattcataggggcatgttagggattaatcgttgtatgataaattaataataatccaagaaatgatcttcgggcaaatcgagtattaattcagtttaatattccttcatgcagatcctgggttcgaatcctgaagggagcaatttttttatatttttttgagtgcattaattttaatagcgaatgcattaatttttacagtgaatgcattagatttgatggttatcacgttctcacaaataatgtagttctctctagaaccacaccctatatatatatatatatatatatatatatatatatatatatataggggagggctagaataaaaacactcttaagtgtataaaatataaatgattttcagcccttagatcatcaagatctacggttgatttgtaaccctgttggatgaattcgtggtcctgagttcgaatcccaaaggtaacaaaaatttattttgcgCAATTTGTAagtctgttggataaattcatacgtgttctacataaaattcgtacattaagaaacgtttatattttatacacttaaaagtgtttttattctagcccacccctatatatatatatatatatatatatatatatgtcataaAGAGAAACACGATTTATTTGGAAATGAGTGAATAATATAATTCACTATGCATGTCGCTTACCTTTTCCCATATTAATAAACACACGTACTTTCATGCTATCAAGGGTTGAACGAGGAAAAGCGATAGGGTAATCTACGTCACTAAAAGAAGGAAAGCGAGGACGACAGGTGGGCATATTTTCTAACCCTAATATGTGggttaaaaacataaaaatatttcgACTAaacttcttattattattattaagtatATTGTGATTAAAATTGTTGACTTGCCATGTTTTGATTGAGTGATTATGAAGTGAATTGTACCTGCTACAATGTAATACGATCGGCCTTGAACTATGTGAGCTGACAGGCTACTAGTTAAGGTATGTGCGCAatggtgatcgtgagccgttgTCATGCATCGGCCAGTCACGGGGTTGAGAAAGGAGGCCACCTTCTCTTCCCCATATTGTTACTATTACCATCTTTATGATGAGGAAAATATTGAGTAGCAGAGGTACATGCACTCTATGTTATTGGATATCCATATTGCAGATTTATTGTTgaatttatacatatatatatatatatatataaatatatatgttggattattattatctcTTGTTTCAAAAAAATGGCAGGCACATGTAACTTTcttctaaaaatttatatactTGTGTTTTGCTAAATTACAGGCAAGTtcaacctatagctctaagtaGCACTGTTCAAATTATCTTCGGCACATGTCCACTGAGTAATATTTTGTTACTCAGCCctacatatatttctaaatgtgcaggataagaAGAGATGGAGATGAGGAGGCGTTATGTACGAAGAGTCTGTTTCACCCGACACTTCAAAATGACGTCTATTATCTATTTTCACTTTTGCATCATCACAAACCTCAAGGTGTATGCCTTGGCTTGTGATGGCATATCTATGATATCTCGTTTTGACCTCACGGAGTGATCCGATTATGCTTTTGTTTGTGTTGCTCTGTGAACATCTATGACTGGATACCTTTTTACTTTGTAATGATGTAATACTTTGTGTGTCACGACTGTGGTTGTCTATCTCCTGTTGAAATgtttgtaaaacaaaattaagGTTTGATGACTTAATTAACTTAGTACTGGACTAATAATGCCTATTATTGATTTGCATATTGTCCGTTATGAGAGTCGCCTCTGTTTTGATCAAACCTTATTATGAAATGGTTGAAATCAATGGtctattgttattgttgttaaaTCGATCCTTTTTCCTAATTAGCCGCGTGATACTTGGTCTATGCTATTACTAGCTAGAAGTCGGGCCGCGACATGGATGCTCCCGCTTTGGAAAATCTATTACCGGAGTGATCGATTCTCTAGGGAAGCCATATAGAGGGGCCCCTAAGGGCTTCAGAGTTGCATTCAAATCCATAGCTGCCAAGCAATCCTTGTATATGATATTGACTGCACTCCCTGTGTCCACAAAGATCCGGTGTATTGTGCAATTGGCCACTTCCGCGGAAAATACCAAAGCATCACTGTGGACATGTTAAATTCCTCAAATCAGCCGGTCCGAAGGATATGTTTGGCTCTTTGTTATCTTGTCGTATGGTCATCACATGTGAAGCGTATGTTCTTGCCTTGGCAGCTCTGATAACTTATTTTCTTGCTCGATTGGACGTGGGGCCATCCTCCTCACCTATGATCATGTGTACCACTCTTCTTTCTGCAGGTGGGGGATTTCCAGCTCTGTTTCCACGTTTTCCCTTTGGACGTTGTCCCTCTTGTCTTTCTTTCCCCCTACCCTGTTGAGGTGGGGGTGTCTGCTTAACAAATCGGTCCAATCTTCCTTGTCTCGGGAGTATTTCAATCTGGCATTCGAGGTTGTGACAATATTGTGTCGGATGACCGTAGGCGTTGTGATATTGACATAAAAGATTGTTGGGCCTTGGCTTGGGTACTCCTCTTTCGTAACCGGGTGGTGTGCGAAACCAAGGCTCGTCCTTGACTATGTCAAAATCCTCTCATGTGGGGTATTCAAAGGAGTAAAATCGATGAACTGATTCACAGTATTCACAGCTGGCTGGGGCCCGACTAGCTCGGTCATaatgtctgctctgctctggtttctGCCTTTCTGGGTCTATTGCGTTCATATTCAGCTCTGCGAGCAGCCTTTACCTCTTCCAACTAAATGTATCCTGGTAACTTGGCCATTATGTCATCGAAATCGGAAGGCAGATTAATCTATAATTCTTCAAAGAATGCACATTGTTTCAGTCCCCTGACGAATGCATAACCTTTAATCTATGATTCAGCTCTGGGTACCACCAGAGAAGCCATAGTGAATCTCGTTGCATACTCCTTTAATGTTTCATGCGGCTCCTGCTTTATCTTCATGAAAGACATCGATGTTTTTACCGTCCGCTTTGAGCTGGCAAACTTACACGTGAAGAGGTCGTGGAATTCTTCAAAAGAATGGATGGACTCTGGATCGAGTGTTCGGAACCATTGTTGCGCCAGACCTGTTAGCGTGGTGGAGAAGATTCTACACTTGATGCCCTTAGAGTACTGATGAAGCATTACCACGGTCTCGAACCTGGCAATATGCACCTCTGGATCTTCAGAACCATCATATTCGATATTGATTGGCTTATAATGGCTAGGTAGGATGTCTGTCAAGATTTTCTCTGTGAATAGGCTAGACTAGAAGCGTGGAATGTAAGCACGCTCCCCCGTTGTTCACCGATACTTCGGTCGTTCTCCATAGGGTGCTCGAAAAGCATGTGCTCTGCTCTTCCCAGGGTAGGAAGAATGGATCCACTCCTCCTCCACCTGACCGTTCTCCTCATCATTTTCTCGTCGCTGCTCATCGTTAGAATGTAGCCTTTTCCTGGATATGGTGATTCGACTCTTCCCTTTATCCCTTATCCCTCTGGTGGTCTCTGCTTGAAGCTCTTTTCCCTCTATCACTGCCTCCAACTCTCGGACATGCTTTTTCAGGAGGGAAACTCTTTTCCTTAACAGCTCTGGATCCTCGACTGGATTGTTGGTTTGATGTTCCGTTCTTTTAGAAGTTTTATTGGAAGTATTCCCTACGTCATCGATGTTATCCATATCTCCCGGGTACAAGGGCCTAGTTTGTCCTTATCGTTTTGGAATGTCAGATCTGTTCAAGTTGTGTCCCTCTAGAACTGGTTGTGGTGTAGTTTCCAGAATTCCTGTAAACGGAGCTGGAAGTCCCGATGCTGGCATGACTCCCAGGGTTAAGGGGGTGAATGGGATCCCCATCATCTACCCCACGCATGAATAGTTCAGTAATGATAGCAATTGCGTTGGTATAGTAACATATATCAGTCCCTGTCCTGGTGAAAAAGGCCCTATCAACAACAGCCCTGTATAGATCTGCACAGGGGTGGAATTATTGGCTCGGCTGCTCCTGGCGGTGTTAACCCAACAGAATGTgtttctttaatatttccaGACAGAAGGGGATTGGCGTCAGTGGTTTCCTTCTGGAAATCCCCATCAAGGTTCCGGGAAATGGTGATGTCCTCCATTTCCTGAATTTGTGTAAGATTGTGagtacaattattattatagcCCTGCGATTTCGCAAACATCGCACGAAAAAACACACAACCAGCTTTTACAAAGCATGAACTGAGATTTTAGTCAGAATTTCACCATTCACATACATCAAACCAGTTTTAAAGAACATAACCAAGATTTTATGTAAGGAAGTTCTCAATCAATATTCCGTACCAGGATAGAGCAAACAACAGTCATAAGCACGCGAAGCACACACATTCTAATTTGCTCTAGACCCTCAGATCCACATATAAACACGAAAGGTACGTGGCGTTGTATCATTCTATACCTAGATCGCAGAGTGATCCTTTGGCATGAGGAAGGTTTTTCAGCCTATATATCGTTTCAACACATTAACAACCTTCAGATTGACAGACTCTTTTTCATAAAAACGATGATAACCTCCAAATTAAACGCACATATTTCATTAGTACGCAAAAACACAAATATGCCATAACCACTTCAACGAAAACACATAATCGTTAGAGTGAAATGAAATTTAAACATAACGCCAGTGATTTTCCACCCCATAATCAGCTCAACTCTCCACTTATCGCATAAATCACTCGATTCACACGCATTTCATTCGATATTCTGTGCCTTCAAACCTGGAATACCCGCCCGGAGATACAGAACTCCGATAGATACTCTAGAAAGGCATGATCACACAGTATTTCCTCACGTCTTAGACTCTTTTCCGACAGACGGCGGCAGTTGATGAGTATAGAATTAAGCTAAGTATTTGGACGGAGAGATTTCTTTTGGGTTAACCTGAATTTGTGTATGCAAGAGAGAGAAGCTTTAGAGTGTTCTTGAATGTGGTGAATATCGTGTGTATTACATGATAGGAGTGAGCTATTTATAGAGTTTACTAGAAGGGTATTACAGTCATTTCATGCTAAAACACGCGCTCCGCGCACTAACTACCTAGGCCTAAGCAGATACGCCCTAGAAAGCTGTCAGATTCTTTGTCGGATTGTTGACtctgaagtcagctctggaaccaCCTCCCTAACTTGACTCGGGACCGCTTCTCTGGCAGTTACTTCTCTGGCCAAGTCTGGAGCTGCTATTCTGGTTCAGTCTTCTCTGGTCCGCCTTCTCTCTTCTGTCTTCTCTGGTCCGGCCTGCTCTGGTCATGGCTTCTCTAGTCTGGTCCTCCCCAGTCTGGTCTTCTCTAATACTCTGATTTGTTTATGTAAGCCGTGTGGCGTGATCCTGGATCAACACATAATTCACCCCACATCAGAAGGGATCAAAATATTATCGCCCATAGCCTTGCGAGTAGGGatgtaaatgaatcaaataattttggttcgattcggtattcgatttgaattttttatattcGTATATGAAATTTTCTTATTTGAATACAATTTGTTTAGTTATCGAATACGATTTGAGAATCTCGATattcgattcggtattcgaaaatattcgataaataaataaataaatatatatatatatatatatatatatatatatatatatgtatactaaaaaataaagggcaaaggtgcagatacCCCCTGTAGTACACgcccctagagcttttagccccccaaacttggtcaaagcgcgttgacctccccaaaGTCCCGGAAGAAGGGTGCAATTAAGTCCAAAGCCTTGAACGGGCGTTTAACGccgtcttcaatttttttttttttcgcctTGGCCATGTCCTCCACCATTCTCTTCCACTGAAGCTCCGCGACTTCACCGCCGTCTTCGTCATTCAACGACGCGATTATCTCATGAGGAAGCAATGCGCCTGCAGCGATCTTGGCTTTGCCGGACTTCACTTTCTCTAGATACTCATTGAACCTTTCTTCATCGTGCTTGAAGAATTTACTCTTGTATGTTTTCATTGCCACAGACGCCACTCTTTTGTAAGGCAGAGATCCCCAATCATTGGCGCTGATATACACCTCCGGCAGCTCCAGTGCCTTCTGCAGCGGCACCAGCACCTCCTTCCTCAGCCTATCCCTCACGCGATACGCGTAATGCGCCTCCTCCACGCCTTCATACTCTGCATATTCCGCTCTCGGAAACACCTTCTTCGCTATGGTTTCACACAACAGGGTTATTTTGTCGAACGACGAATCCAGAGAGGGGCACCATTTGGCGGCGAGGCTGATTTTGTTCAAATTCCCCAATTTCAGCATCTCCATATCTGATCTCAACCGCTGTGCGAAGAGATCGGACACGCGATCTTGCAGGAACTGGAAATTAGTGTCCTGATTAAACCTCTCTACCACCTTCTTCGCTCTCTCGATCCTCTTCTCTTCAGGGGTGGATTTCTTTGCACCGTTTAACGCCGTATCTGTTGAGGATTGTGGTTTCCCAGCGGTGGGGCCCAgcgagaaaaaaaattgaagacggCGTTAAACGCCCGTCAAGGCATTGGACTTAATTGCACCCTTCTTCCGGGACTTTGaggaggtcaacgcgctttgaccgagtttggggggctaaaagctctacGGGGGTGTACTACAGGGGggaatctgcacctttgcccaaaaataaataataaaatagatttaaagtaaaataaataaataataataatatttattaaaataaaagtgaattACAATAATAACAGTGTTGATAGCATCCGCATGCTTgctttatttattcaaataattCTAGTTAATTGAAGTGCTTTGACATACTTCTATTTATTGAAGTGTTGTATAAGAGTTCTTATTGATGCTTGCTTTATTCAAATACTTACTTATGTTATCCAAACTTTTGAATATTAGGTTTGTATTATAATTTGGGAGTTGGCTTTTGAAACAGAAGAATATATTTTTAGCatatattattgaattttaaGTAAATGTAATGTGTGTGATCTCCGtattatttgaaatattattttagaatttttctttattaaaatcgCGAATTGGATATATTCGAATTAAactaaaaatagtaataattttttaataaaatattcaatttaaattgtataacaTACACTTGTAAAAAATGAaacgaatattcgattcgattcgagtattcaCGAATCAGCATACAAATCGAATACGAATAGTAAAATATGATTCGAATGATATTTGAATACCAATTCGAATATGCAATTActtttgttaggtccgggggtctcgaataggtgtatggggggggggggaatacaactataggctatttttgtgactatctactgacctcaatcagagggatctcagtcagagataaaaacgaaactttacacgcaaacaaagactcttgttttactgaaatcagttttgaccaacagggttgacgactgatactgaaagctcttcagtaatgagttatcagttaagttactgaaacttaactgattcaaataagggcttcagtcgtgtttgctaagatagagatgatatcgctcttccttactatcagaggatagttcagtcagattgatatcatacgcagcagaaattaaacttagtttcgcaatagcctcggtggagcaagttgttggattaaggtttctctttgttgttagtcagtgttcagttttatcaattgaaatagcacaagtatgaatgtaaaactgaaagctgtaaataacacagagacttttacgtggttcggaaaaaccctttcctacatccacggctggttgatcagaccaacaatccactccgcaagtgcttgcctggtgcactgcaaaccgtacccgtgtgcttgcctggtgcacacaaccgtaaactgaagataacccctcttcagcacccacacacctcgcgtaggatttccctgctaagcacacctcgtgctcagacttttcactcagagttcagagtaccttcctgaactccgaatcactcaaacactcttatggggagaggtttaaacgagtgccaactatacttacaaagaacaagttctttgaagcaagtttgacctttggcttctgggtaaacagatatatgcctagggtctaagagaatgtatgtaatcagcagtgactgattttggctttggaattctcttcttcgattcaagctttgggcgattaagctttaggctgagtagctattttggcagagcttcagcttatgttgttgaatcggtgaaggttgaagtgatcctcgagcgctatttgtaggagtactcttgaatagatccgttggcgtaaatcgtcctcaagatttcttccgttggagagcaattcgaatttgggctgaggcttcaatcttcgaggttccttgtctgtgtggaaacggctctctttgatggacaagagatgtgacatctctgaaaagtaaccaccagataggaatgacctctgcagagataagatattgagatttctgcatttaatgcggctgtacttgtgcgtacgtggattcctctgaacgttggaagatcagtcctaggaggaatgttcaactgatacttgactttagtatcagtccattgcgcgcattaaataatcagtcttcaactgattcttcaactggtatctgcagtcttcagtcttcagtcttcgttcttcagtcttcagtcttcagtcttcgacaccgcaactaaactagaaacgaactctaacatttgagttcaaaacggttctagtctattacaaataagtcctatgaattttggtatcatcaaaataagggttaggatattccacaaggttcccaacaatttccccctttttgatgatgccaaaaccacacagcagttctagacagcaaaaagactgaactcaaagtacaagttctaaacaaggggtgaaagcagttcccccttaacaatagatcctaacaacttgtacttagaacaagaacgaaaacagttctaaaaacagaactaaaatgaagacagaaaaaccataatcagagcctggacaaagagtcattgtcttcaggttgagatcaataagaagttcattttattaaaaaggaccgataagccatcagtcgaggtacagagcaagacttacattggagtaaaaagaaaaacaaaaacatcatggggaaacccatggactccagcagtctgcttggctgcgccttgaacttcttgatcttcatcttctatcttcgtgtcttcatgttcctaagcttgttccactctcacttgtgttccgttgaattgaggtcttatcctctggttaatcttcctcatgatcatcggatgaaagGATGATCATGTTGCTTGACCGACTTAAGTTCATAAGATTTtgcaactttccccctttttggcaacatcaaaaagaaggaCGAACCTAAGAAGGAAGCGGAGACCATGCGAAGGTAAGTTCGCATGAGGAAGATATTGGAGTCATGGAGGATGAAGAAAgcgaaggcttagaaggaggttaggaagaagaaacagatgacgaggaaaaagaagagaagcagagggTTTGAGAGATGAGGGGTTATCAATTCAGTGGAGATTGTGAGGGTCTCACTGTTGACAtagcgccggttgacaatgagttcttgctcattgttgttgctccgcattgaagcttcacaaaaggcgagaggccttttgatgaagacgatgaagtctgtcctttttcagacaggtactataaaccaatgcaccgggcatgaggatagaagacgctcgcttcgctggatacaagtgagggtagagcaaactttgacgccgaagagacgttgagatccagtggaagggtccggtgaa
This Salvia miltiorrhiza cultivar Shanhuang (shh) unplaced genomic scaffold, IMPLAD_Smil_shh original_scaffold_404, whole genome shotgun sequence DNA region includes the following protein-coding sequences:
- the LOC131004464 gene encoding uncharacterized protein LOC131004464 → MEMLKLGNLNKISLAAKWCPSLDSSFDKITLLCETIAKKVFPRAEYAEYEGVEEAHYAYRVRDRLRKEVLVPLQKALELPEVYISANDWGSLPYKRVASVAMKTYKSKFFKHDEERFNEYLEKVKSGKAKIAAGALLPHEIIASLNDEDGGEVAELQWKRMVEDMAKAKKKKIEDGVKRPFKALDLIAPFFRDFGEVNAL